DNA from Flavobacteriales bacterium:
CAGGTATTTCTCCAATAGTTGGATTGTATGGTGCCTTTATGATGGGCTTAGTTACCTCTATTTTTGGAGGCAGACCTGGAATGATATCAGGGGCAACTGGAGCTTTAGCGGTGGTTATGGTTCACTTAGTTAGTGAGGGCAATAGCTTAGGCGGTGACAGTTCTATGGGCTTACAGTATTTGTTTGCCACACTCATATTAGCTGGTATTATTCAAACTGCCGCCGGACTATTTAGATTAGGGAAGTTTGTACGTATGATACCTCACTCCGTGATGTTAGGATTCGTTAACGGATTAGCTATAGTAATTTTCTTATCACAACTGGGAATGTTCAAAAGCAATGGGCAGTGGCTAGAAGGTCAAGATTTGATTTACATGATAGCTTTGGTTACTCTGACAATGGCTATTATGGTTTTTCTTCCTATGATAACTAAAAAAGTACCTGCTGCTTTGACTGCCATTATTGTAGTTTCTTTGATTGTTATTTTCGGTGGTATAGAAACTGAAACCGTCAAATCTTTTATTGTTGCTAGTGGTGGAGAAGGTATCAAAGCTGGTTTGCCAACATTTAATATTCCTTTAATTGATTTGAATTGGGAAACTTTAAAATTCATTAGCCCCTATGCTTTAATTCTAGCGGCTATTGGTTTGATAGAATCATTGATGACGCTAAACCTCATAGACGAATTGACCGAAACAAGAGGTAGCGGCAATAGAGAGTGTGTGGCTCAAGGTGGCGCCAATATCATCAACGGATTTTTTGGCGGTATGGGCGGTTGCGCCATGATTGGTCAAAGTATTATCAATATCAAGTCAGGAGGTAGAGGCAGACTGTCAGGGATTGTGGCAGCTTTAGCCTTGTTATGCTTCATACTTTTTGCATCGACCTACATAGAAATGGTACCTATTGCTGCTCTAGTAGGTGTTATGTTTATGGTTGTTATTGGCACCTTTGCATGGAGTAGTTTAAAGGTTTGGAACAAAGTCCCTTTAGCTGATGTTATTGTGATTGTTTTAGTAACAGGACTAACGGTTATGTTTGACTTGGCTATTGCCGTACTGGCTGGTGTTATTGTATCTTCTTTAGTCTTTTCATGGGAAAATGCTAAACGCATTAGAGCACGAAAATTTGTTGATGAGCACGGCGTAAAACACTACGAAATTTATGGTCCTTTGTTCTTTGGCTGTGTAGAATTATTCAATAGTAAATTCGATGTTGCCAACGACCCAAAAGAGATTATTATTGACTTTAAAGAATCTCGTATTATGGACCAGTCGGCTATAGAGTGCATCAATAAGCTCAGTGAAAAATATTTGAAAAACAATAAAAGTGTACACCTTAGACACCTT
Protein-coding regions in this window:
- a CDS encoding SulP family inorganic anion transporter — translated: MISLKNFKFIDRTNGSIKDDILSGLTVALALVPEAVAFAFVAGISPIVGLYGAFMMGLVTSIFGGRPGMISGATGALAVVMVHLVSEGNSLGGDSSMGLQYLFATLILAGIIQTAAGLFRLGKFVRMIPHSVMLGFVNGLAIVIFLSQLGMFKSNGQWLEGQDLIYMIALVTLTMAIMVFLPMITKKVPAALTAIIVVSLIVIFGGIETETVKSFIVASGGEGIKAGLPTFNIPLIDLNWETLKFISPYALILAAIGLIESLMTLNLIDELTETRGSGNRECVAQGGANIINGFFGGMGGCAMIGQSIINIKSGGRGRLSGIVAALALLCFILFASTYIEMVPIAALVGVMFMVVIGTFAWSSLKVWNKVPLADVIVIVLVTGLTVMFDLAIAVLAGVIVSSLVFSWENAKRIRARKFVDEHGVKHYEIYGPLFFGCVELFNSKFDVANDPKEIIIDFKESRIMDQSAIECINKLSEKYLKNNKSVHLRHLSKDCIALIKRADKICDVNVLEDPDYFVAIDNYRTLLKDKQ